The following are from one region of the Arcobacter defluvii genome:
- a CDS encoding ABC transporter substrate-binding protein: MKFIKFLKSFFYILLFISTISYSQELKKVTLQLSWFDQFQFAGYYMAKEKGFYKEVGLDVEIKPFEFGIDIPKEVSDGKIDFAVGRETLILERTKNRNIVALYALFQATPLILISTMDSGINSINDFSNKKIMTTIDDASEVSLKAMIISNKIKIDNLKFMKHTHNINDLINKKTDIISGYISKAPYELQKEGIKYNIFDPKRYGFDMYSDMLYTSENLINSDLNTVLLFKKASLKGWEYAYSNIEESSNVIINKYDTQNLKKDELIYEAKELRKLSYFNTVNLGEIKKDKIQRIYDLYNLMGLIPKPIDLDKFVFDLNNLRNLTFSESELKYLEQRDIINMCVVPNSMPYSDIKDGKFVGFVADYISLIESRIKKPIKLIETETWHDSLELAKNKKCDILSSAIWTKDREKFFNFTKSYLSIPLVLLTKSDVSFINNLSTLKKKKISIVEDFALINTFKEKYKNIDFVTVKNIDEGIKKLLNEETFGHIDTISTSWYKIQTKYLTKIAISAKLDETMDVSIAINSSDNILYGIIQKAVLSIDDLVKNEILNKWIFTEHKKEFDYSIIWKVSFVLFILFLGILYRQRLLKKLNEKLQNVVNEKTKKLKEINNQLEDRIKEEVEKNLKKDRILSQQQKMISMGQMIENIAHQWRQPLSLITTNASGIKLKKEVNDLDDEFFYKTIDSILNTSKYLSNTIDDFRYFFKPQKEKEDFYLERCCKKTIDLLSANFIENKIKIIYNINDIKVNGYETELIQVLINIFNNAKDALLSVENGNRLIFIDITRENGKALIKIRDNAGGIPPAIIEKVFEPYFTTKHQHQGTGIGLYMCQEIIHKHMDGYIDISNTEFEYNNEKYKGTLLLIILDCVV; the protein is encoded by the coding sequence TTGAAATTTATAAAATTCTTAAAATCTTTTTTCTATATATTATTATTTATTTCTACAATATCTTATTCGCAAGAATTAAAAAAAGTAACATTACAGCTTTCTTGGTTTGATCAGTTTCAATTTGCTGGTTATTATATGGCGAAAGAAAAAGGTTTTTATAAAGAAGTTGGTTTAGATGTTGAAATAAAACCTTTTGAGTTTGGAATAGATATCCCTAAAGAAGTTAGTGATGGAAAAATTGATTTTGCAGTTGGTCGTGAAACTTTAATACTAGAACGAACTAAAAATAGAAATATAGTTGCTTTATATGCTCTTTTTCAGGCAACTCCTTTGATTTTAATAAGCACAATGGATTCTGGAATAAATAGTATAAATGATTTTTCTAATAAAAAAATTATGACAACTATTGATGATGCTAGTGAAGTATCTTTAAAAGCAATGATAATTTCAAATAAAATAAAAATTGATAATTTAAAGTTTATGAAACATACTCATAATATTAATGATTTAATAAACAAAAAAACAGACATTATTTCAGGATATATTTCTAAAGCACCATATGAACTCCAAAAAGAAGGTATAAAATATAATATTTTTGATCCTAAAAGATATGGTTTTGATATGTATAGTGATATGTTATATACAAGTGAGAATCTAATAAATAGTGATTTAAACACAGTTTTATTATTTAAAAAAGCCTCTTTAAAAGGTTGGGAATACGCATATTCAAATATTGAAGAGAGTTCAAATGTTATTATAAATAAATATGATACTCAAAATTTAAAAAAAGATGAACTTATTTATGAAGCTAAAGAGTTAAGAAAACTCTCTTATTTTAATACAGTAAATTTAGGAGAAATAAAAAAAGACAAAATACAAAGAATATATGATTTATATAATCTTATGGGATTAATTCCAAAACCAATTGATTTAGATAAATTTGTTTTTGATTTAAATAATTTAAGAAATTTAACTTTTTCTGAATCTGAATTAAAATATTTAGAACAAAGAGATATTATTAATATGTGTGTTGTTCCTAATTCTATGCCTTATAGTGATATAAAAGATGGAAAATTTGTTGGTTTTGTTGCTGATTATATCTCTTTAATTGAAAGTAGAATAAAAAAACCTATAAAATTGATTGAAACTGAAACTTGGCATGATTCTTTAGAATTGGCTAAAAATAAGAAATGTGATATCTTATCATCTGCTATTTGGACTAAAGATAGAGAAAAGTTTTTTAATTTTACGAAATCCTATTTGAGTATTCCATTGGTTCTTTTGACAAAGAGTGATGTTTCTTTTATAAATAATTTATCTACTTTAAAAAAGAAAAAAATATCAATTGTTGAAGATTTTGCACTTATTAATACTTTTAAAGAAAAATATAAAAATATAGATTTTGTAACTGTTAAAAATATAGATGAAGGAATAAAAAAGCTTTTAAATGAAGAAACATTTGGTCATATAGATACTATTTCCACATCTTGGTATAAAATACAAACAAAATATCTTACAAAAATTGCCATTTCAGCAAAATTAGATGAGACAATGGATGTTTCAATTGCAATTAATAGCAGTGACAATATTTTGTATGGAATAATTCAAAAAGCTGTTTTAAGTATTGATGATTTAGTTAAAAATGAGATTTTAAATAAATGGATTTTTACTGAACATAAAAAAGAGTTTGATTATTCTATTATTTGGAAAGTATCATTTGTTTTATTTATACTTTTTTTAGGAATTTTATATAGACAAAGACTTCTAAAAAAATTAAATGAAAAATTACAAAATGTTGTTAATGAAAAAACAAAAAAATTAAAAGAAATAAATAATCAATTAGAAGATAGAATCAAAGAAGAAGTTGAAAAAAATCTAAAAAAAGATAGGATTTTATCTCAACAACAAAAAATGATTTCTATGGGACAAATGATAGAAAATATTGCCCATCAATGGAGACAACCATTATCTTTAATAACAACAAATGCAAGTGGAATTAAATTAAAAAAAGAAGTTAATGATTTAGATGATGAGTTCTTTTATAAAACAATTGATTCAATTTTAAATACATCAAAATATTTATCAAATACAATAGATGATTTTAGATATTTTTTTAAACCACAAAAAGAAAAAGAGGATTTTTATTTAGAAAGATGTTGTAAAAAAACAATTGATTTATTAAGTGCAAATTTCATAGAAAATAAGATAAAAATAATTTATAATATAAATGATATAAAAGTAAATGGATATGAAACAGAATTAATACAAGTATTGATAAATATTTTTAATAATGCAAAAGATGCATTATTATCAGTAGAAAATGGAAATAGATTAATATTTATTGATATTACAAGAGAAAATGGAAAAGCTTTGATAAAAATAAGGGATAATGCAGGAGGAATTCCTCCTGCAATTATAGAAAAAGTTTTTGAACCATATTTCACTACAAAACACCAGCATCAAGGTACAGGAATTGGACTTTATATGTGTCAAGAAATAATTCATAAACATATGGATGGGTATATTGATATTTCAAATACTGAGTTTGAATATAATAATGAAAAATATAAAGGTACATTACTTTTAATTATCTTAGATTGCGTAGTGTAA
- the purH gene encoding bifunctional phosphoribosylaminoimidazolecarboxamide formyltransferase/IMP cyclohydrolase: MRALISVSDKSGVENFAKELVSLGYEIISTGGTYNKLKDAGIAVIEANEVTKFPECFEGRVKTLNPYIHGGILHRRDKQSHLDQAKELGVEGIDLVCVNLYPFKATIEKTDDFEEIIENIDIGGPAMVRSAAKNFDSVIIVTDVADYDLVLNNLKNETNTVEFRRDLMIKAYEHTAAYDSMIANYMNKRFNNGFGNKQFIVGSKVFDTRYGENPHQKGALYEFDSQFTNKFKTIKGEASFNNMGDISGAARIAAAFGKEKAICIVKHGNPCGFAIKDTLLESYVEALKCDPVSAFGGVVAVNGCVDKELAEKMNEIFLEVIFAASFTEDAIKVFEAKKRIKLFEQGTQYLELANDKVDFKRVDGGFVFQDADKVQEDEVRNSKLMSKRIATEQEVKDMEIAYKIASLTKSNCVVYVKNSAMVAVGMGMTSRVDASKAALRKAEDMGLDVTGAVLASEAFFPFRDSIDAAATAGVKCVIEPGGSIRDDEIIAAADEYDMALYFSGIRHFLH; this comes from the coding sequence TTGAGAGCATTAATTAGTGTAAGTGACAAAAGTGGTGTTGAAAATTTTGCCAAAGAATTAGTATCATTGGGTTATGAAATTATTTCAACAGGTGGAACATATAATAAGTTAAAAGATGCAGGAATAGCTGTAATTGAAGCAAATGAAGTTACAAAATTTCCAGAATGTTTTGAAGGAAGAGTTAAAACATTAAATCCGTATATTCACGGGGGTATTTTACATAGACGTGATAAACAATCTCATCTTGATCAAGCAAAAGAACTAGGAGTTGAAGGTATTGATTTAGTTTGTGTAAATTTATATCCATTTAAAGCAACTATTGAAAAAACTGATGATTTTGAAGAAATTATTGAAAACATTGATATTGGTGGACCAGCGATGGTGAGAAGTGCTGCTAAAAACTTTGATTCAGTAATTATTGTTACTGATGTTGCTGATTATGATTTAGTATTAAATAATCTTAAAAATGAGACAAACACAGTTGAGTTTAGAAGAGATTTAATGATTAAAGCATATGAGCATACAGCTGCTTATGATTCTATGATTGCAAACTATATGAATAAAAGATTCAACAATGGTTTTGGAAATAAACAATTTATTGTTGGTTCTAAAGTATTTGATACTAGATATGGTGAAAATCCACATCAAAAAGGTGCTTTATATGAGTTTGATTCACAATTTACAAACAAGTTTAAAACTATAAAAGGAGAAGCAAGTTTCAATAATATGGGTGATATTAGTGGAGCTGCTAGAATTGCTGCTGCTTTTGGAAAAGAAAAAGCTATTTGCATAGTTAAACATGGAAATCCTTGTGGATTTGCAATTAAAGATACATTATTAGAATCTTATGTTGAAGCATTAAAATGTGACCCAGTTTCTGCTTTTGGTGGAGTAGTTGCTGTTAATGGTTGTGTTGATAAAGAATTAGCAGAAAAAATGAATGAAATATTCTTAGAAGTTATTTTTGCTGCAAGTTTTACTGAAGATGCAATTAAAGTATTTGAAGCTAAAAAAAGAATCAAATTATTTGAACAAGGAACACAATATTTAGAACTTGCAAATGATAAAGTTGACTTTAAAAGAGTTGATGGTGGATTTGTATTCCAAGATGCAGATAAAGTACAAGAAGATGAAGTAAGAAATTCAAAACTTATGTCAAAAAGAATTGCAACTGAACAAGAAGTAAAAGATATGGAAATTGCTTATAAAATTGCTTCTTTAACAAAATCAAATTGTGTAGTTTATGTAAAAAATTCTGCAATGGTTGCTGTTGGTATGGGTATGACTTCAAGAGTTGATGCATCAAAAGCAGCTTTAAGAAAAGCAGAAGATATGGGACTTGATGTAACTGGTGCAGTGTTGGCATCTGAAGCATTTTTCCCATTTAGAGATAGTATAGATGCAGCTGCAACTGCTGGTGTTAAATGTGTAATTGAGCCAGGTGGAAGTATCAGAGATGATGAAATTATTGCTGCTGCTGATGAATATGACATGGCTTTATATTTCTCAGGAATTAGACACTTCTTACACTAA
- the amt gene encoding ammonium transporter, with amino-acid sequence MENFKDLNLLWILVCAFLVFMMQLGFALIETGVVRSKNTINVAMKNLIDTVFSIIFFWLFGFGIMFGLDKFGLFGTTNFLIDGKDFNINGFFFFQAMFAATAITIVSGAVAERIKFNGYIIISIIVSSIIYPIFGHWAWNDNGWLNNLGFIDFAGSTVVHSIGAWIGLAGAIVLGPRLGKFRKGKTTYFAPSNHNFIVFGVFILFFAWFGFNAGSLLSFETIVTSILLNTLLAGVFGGFSAWIITLFSKDKVGVEIFSFGIIAGLVGITAGCYELNAIQSAFIGFISSFIMHFSDIFLTKKLKIDDPLSVVSIHGFVGAWGTIAVGIFADLPENFTRFHFIYVQTLGVIIAFCFAFTFGLLIFFFLYKINLLRVKKRHEVLGLNRSEHNAKLPWVDTIQSIIQIMKTGNIDKKIYEERDTEIGIVSKFFNYLLNILREKNAELRNSNKNLSVKAYHDNLTKILNRNGLLKKLMEKNNKYTLAIIDIDKFKLINDNYGHDVGDYVLKDLAALISSKIRSTDIFARWGGEEFVLILDTADLLQAQNIADNIRKEVEIFKFKTVNKVTISIGISEFKNKNDTFEDIFKKADQALYQAKSTGRNKVYVY; translated from the coding sequence TTGGAAAATTTTAAAGATTTGAATCTTCTATGGATATTAGTTTGTGCATTTTTAGTTTTTATGATGCAACTAGGTTTTGCTTTAATTGAAACAGGTGTTGTTAGAAGTAAAAATACTATTAATGTAGCTATGAAAAATCTTATTGATACTGTTTTTAGTATTATTTTTTTCTGGTTATTTGGTTTTGGAATTATGTTTGGATTAGATAAGTTTGGATTATTTGGAACAACAAATTTTTTAATAGATGGAAAGGATTTTAATATAAATGGATTTTTTTTCTTTCAAGCTATGTTTGCTGCAACTGCAATAACTATTGTATCTGGTGCAGTTGCTGAAAGAATTAAGTTTAATGGTTACATCATAATCTCTATTATTGTAAGTTCCATTATTTATCCTATTTTTGGTCACTGGGCTTGGAATGATAATGGTTGGTTAAATAATTTAGGTTTTATTGATTTTGCAGGTTCAACTGTTGTTCATTCAATTGGTGCGTGGATTGGACTTGCAGGTGCAATAGTTTTAGGTCCTAGACTTGGAAAATTTAGAAAAGGGAAAACAACATATTTTGCTCCAAGTAATCATAATTTTATAGTTTTTGGAGTATTTATACTATTTTTTGCATGGTTTGGTTTTAATGCTGGAAGTTTGTTGTCTTTTGAAACTATTGTAACTTCTATTTTATTAAATACCCTACTTGCTGGTGTATTTGGTGGATTTAGTGCTTGGATTATCACTTTATTTAGTAAAGATAAAGTTGGCGTAGAAATTTTTAGTTTTGGAATAATTGCAGGACTTGTAGGAATTACAGCTGGTTGTTATGAACTAAATGCAATACAATCTGCATTTATTGGTTTTATTTCTTCATTTATAATGCATTTTTCTGATATTTTTTTAACAAAAAAATTAAAAATAGATGATCCATTAAGCGTAGTAAGTATTCATGGCTTTGTTGGCGCTTGGGGAACTATTGCAGTTGGAATTTTTGCTGATTTACCAGAAAATTTCACTAGATTTCATTTTATATATGTTCAAACATTAGGAGTAATTATTGCTTTTTGTTTTGCTTTCACTTTTGGTTTATTAATTTTCTTTTTTCTATATAAAATTAATCTATTAAGAGTTAAAAAAAGACATGAAGTTTTAGGATTAAATAGAAGTGAACATAATGCAAAATTACCTTGGGTTGACACTATACAAAGTATTATACAAATAATGAAAACAGGTAATATTGATAAAAAAATTTATGAAGAAAGAGATACAGAAATTGGAATAGTTTCAAAATTTTTCAATTATTTATTAAATATTTTAAGAGAAAAAAATGCGGAACTTAGAAATTCAAATAAAAATTTAAGTGTCAAAGCATACCATGATAATTTAACAAAAATTTTAAATAGAAATGGACTTTTAAAAAAACTTATGGAAAAAAATAATAAATATACTCTTGCAATAATAGATATAGATAAATTTAAATTAATTAATGATAATTATGGACATGATGTTGGAGATTATGTATTAAAAGATTTAGCAGCATTAATTTCAAGCAAAATTAGAAGTACAGATATTTTTGCTAGATGGGGAGGAGAAGAGTTTGTATTAATTTTAGATACAGCTGATTTACTTCAAGCTCAAAACATTGCTGATAACATAAGAAAAGAAGTTGAAATTTTTAAATTTAAAACTGTTAACAAAGTAACTATTTCAATTGGAATAAGCGAATTTAAAAATAAAAATGATACATTCGAGGATATATTTAAAAAAGCGGATCAAGCCTTATATCAAGCAAAATCTACTGGAAGAAATAAAGTTTATGTCTATTAG
- the purL gene encoding phosphoribosylformylglycinamidine synthase subunit PurL — MQKQEMNLQEIALAHSLTLEEFENIKEILGREPNYVEIGIFSAMWSEHCSYKSSKKYLNGFPTKAPWVIQGPGENAGVIDIGDGYAAVFKMESHNHPSFIEPYQGAATGVGGILRDVFTMGARPIANMNSIRFASIEGNSETAQKHRFLLRGVVAGIGGYGNCMGVPTIGGETTFEECYAGNNLVNAFTLGLAKADEIFYGKAEGIGNPVMYVGSKTGRDGLGGAVMSSAAFDEDSESKRPTVQVGDPFTEKLLLEACLELFKADLIVGIQDMGAAGLTSSSFEMAGRSGSGMIMHLDKVPAREEGMTPYDFMLSESQERMLICAKKGCEQAIIDIFEKWELDVAVIGEVTATGNMELFWHGEKCAEVPVQPVSEQAPVLDRPTKKPAYLDGIENIKLDKEISNQVAFDDLFSDMEVVDKSWVYSQYDSMVQTNTIKGPGKLDGSSIRIKETGKALSMSADCNTRLCYINPELGAAAAVMESGRNVAMTGAVPKAITDCLNFGNPTNPEVMWQFAASCEGIKKACKELNTPVIGGNVSLYNETNGVGVFPTPSIAMVGVNEDANKVLPSSVQENGNILYILGETKSEFGASLYMKKMYGKVAGIHPEVNFEKELALWNTVIEANKLGLLKSAKDVNIGGIAISAAKMAVVGNKGIEISISLNDSKDIFSESLSRAIVEVRPENCEAFEKVAKSFNIEYSKIGQVGGDKISINDIYKELDKVSFIYFNRFKQVIEQDL, encoded by the coding sequence ATGCAAAAACAAGAGATGAACCTTCAAGAGATAGCACTTGCTCACTCTTTAACACTTGAAGAATTTGAAAATATCAAAGAAATTTTAGGAAGAGAACCAAACTATGTAGAAATTGGTATCTTCTCTGCTATGTGGTCTGAGCATTGCTCATATAAATCAAGTAAAAAATATTTAAATGGTTTCCCAACAAAAGCTCCTTGGGTTATTCAAGGTCCAGGTGAAAATGCTGGTGTTATTGACATTGGTGATGGATATGCTGCAGTATTTAAAATGGAATCACACAATCACCCATCATTTATCGAGCCTTACCAAGGTGCTGCAACTGGAGTTGGAGGAATTTTAAGAGATGTATTTACAATGGGAGCAAGACCAATTGCAAATATGAATTCTATTAGATTTGCTTCAATTGAGGGAAATAGTGAAACAGCTCAAAAACACAGATTTTTATTAAGAGGTGTTGTTGCTGGTATTGGTGGATATGGGAATTGTATGGGAGTTCCTACAATTGGTGGAGAAACTACATTTGAAGAGTGTTATGCTGGAAATAACCTTGTAAATGCTTTTACTTTAGGTTTAGCAAAAGCTGATGAAATTTTCTATGGAAAAGCAGAAGGTATTGGAAACCCAGTAATGTATGTTGGGAGCAAAACAGGACGAGATGGTCTAGGTGGTGCAGTAATGTCAAGTGCAGCTTTTGATGAAGATTCTGAGTCAAAAAGACCAACAGTTCAAGTTGGAGATCCATTTACTGAAAAATTATTACTTGAAGCTTGTTTAGAACTGTTTAAAGCAGATTTAATCGTTGGTATTCAAGATATGGGAGCTGCTGGTCTTACTTCAAGTTCTTTTGAAATGGCTGGAAGATCTGGTTCTGGAATGATTATGCATTTAGATAAAGTTCCAGCACGTGAAGAGGGAATGACTCCTTATGACTTTATGCTTTCTGAGTCTCAAGAAAGAATGCTTATTTGTGCTAAAAAAGGTTGTGAACAAGCAATTATTGATATTTTTGAAAAATGGGAATTAGATGTTGCTGTTATTGGTGAAGTAACTGCAACTGGAAATATGGAATTATTCTGGCATGGTGAAAAATGTGCAGAAGTTCCTGTTCAACCTGTAAGTGAACAAGCACCAGTTTTAGATAGACCAACAAAAAAACCAGCTTATTTAGATGGCATTGAAAATATTAAATTAGATAAAGAAATTTCAAATCAAGTTGCATTTGATGATTTATTCTCAGATATGGAAGTTGTTGATAAATCTTGGGTTTATTCTCAATATGATTCAATGGTTCAAACAAACACTATTAAAGGTCCAGGTAAACTTGATGGTTCAAGTATAAGAATCAAAGAGACTGGAAAAGCTCTTTCTATGAGTGCAGATTGTAATACAAGACTTTGTTATATTAATCCAGAATTAGGAGCAGCAGCAGCTGTTATGGAATCAGGAAGAAATGTTGCTATGACTGGAGCTGTTCCAAAAGCAATCACAGATTGTTTAAATTTTGGAAATCCAACGAATCCAGAAGTTATGTGGCAATTTGCTGCTTCTTGTGAAGGTATTAAAAAAGCTTGTAAAGAATTAAATACTCCTGTAATTGGTGGAAATGTTTCACTTTATAATGAAACAAATGGAGTTGGGGTTTTCCCAACACCTTCAATTGCAATGGTTGGAGTGAATGAAGATGCAAATAAAGTATTACCATCAAGTGTGCAAGAAAATGGAAATATTTTATATATTTTAGGTGAAACAAAATCAGAATTTGGTGCATCACTTTATATGAAAAAAATGTATGGAAAAGTTGCTGGAATTCATCCTGAAGTAAATTTTGAAAAAGAGTTAGCTTTATGGAATACAGTAATTGAAGCAAATAAATTAGGTTTATTAAAATCTGCAAAAGATGTAAATATTGGTGGTATTGCAATTAGTGCAGCTAAAATGGCAGTTGTGGGTAATAAAGGAATTGAAATCTCTATTTCATTAAATGATTCAAAAGATATTTTCTCTGAATCATTAAGTAGAGCTATCGTTGAAGTAAGACCTGAAAACTGTGAAGCATTTGAAAAAGTTGCAAAATCATTTAATATTGAATATAGCAAAATAGGTCAAGTTGGTGGAGATAAAATCTCTATTAATGATATCTATAAAGAATTAGATAAAGTTAGTTTTATCTATTTTAATAGATTCAAACAAGTAATTGAGCAAGATTTATAA
- a CDS encoding L,D-transpeptidase family protein, whose product MFKFVFFVFIAFNMYANDLVNVYRFEGISAVEKVIENSLKDVNYWKNYLENKNVDYGYYEYKKYVILTQKEQTEMSLYEIVNNDYKLVLRNSVIVGENSGDKYTEGDKKTPEGAYELIEKKSQVDQFYGPFALVTSYPNSFDKSLDKKGSGIWIHGMPFDGDREKFTKGCIALDNTELENLEKNIDYKKTILLTSEGDFPKASKDDVALILSSIYKWKDAWKYSKIEDYLSFYSKDFKRADKSNFNQFRDYKEQIFAKNESKTINFSNIDISPYPNSLGKKMYKVLMDEEYLSPSVRFYGKKELFFEVANNELKILSED is encoded by the coding sequence TTGTTTAAATTTGTATTTTTTGTATTTATTGCTTTTAATATGTATGCAAATGATTTAGTAAATGTGTATAGATTTGAAGGAATTAGCGCTGTAGAAAAAGTTATTGAAAATAGTTTAAAAGATGTAAATTATTGGAAAAATTATTTAGAAAATAAAAATGTTGATTATGGATATTATGAATATAAAAAATATGTAATTTTAACTCAAAAAGAACAGACAGAAATGTCTTTATATGAGATTGTTAATAATGATTACAAATTAGTTTTAAGAAATAGTGTGATAGTTGGAGAAAATTCTGGTGATAAATATACAGAAGGTGACAAGAAAACACCTGAAGGAGCTTATGAATTAATCGAGAAGAAAAGCCAAGTTGATCAATTTTATGGTCCATTTGCATTAGTTACTTCATATCCAAATTCATTTGATAAAAGTTTAGATAAAAAAGGTTCAGGAATTTGGATTCATGGTATGCCATTTGATGGTGATAGAGAAAAATTTACAAAAGGATGTATAGCTTTAGATAATACTGAATTAGAAAATTTAGAAAAAAACATTGATTATAAAAAAACAATTTTATTAACAAGTGAAGGTGATTTTCCAAAAGCTTCAAAAGATGATGTTGCTTTGATTTTAAGTTCAATATATAAATGGAAAGATGCATGGAAATATTCAAAAATTGAAGATTATTTATCTTTTTATTCTAAAGATTTTAAAAGAGCTGATAAATCAAATTTTAATCAATTTAGAGATTATAAAGAGCAAATATTTGCAAAAAATGAAAGTAAAACAATAAATTTCTCAAATATAGATATATCACCTTATCCTAACTCTTTAGGTAAAAAAATGTATAAAGTTTTAATGGATGAAGAGTATCTAAGCCCAAGTGTTAGATTTTACGGAAAAAAAGAGTTGTTTTTTGAAGTTGCAAATAATGAGCTAAAAATTCTATCAGAAGATTAA
- a CDS encoding peptidoglycan DD-metalloendopeptidase family protein — protein MKKIILTIIILFNFLYSAQVEELSWPRGESFLTFLDKYKVPQKLYFDLEKEDKELCSEIEADRRFYLYTEDDGSLNQVLIPVSDDIQLHVYKDSNNEYKFQTLPINYTEYTETVAIKITESVSHDIQTATGDVTLSSILKSLFQDPSVNFRKMKKGDFIALKYTQKSYLGRPLGMPDLTAAMVQIAGKPFYRFKNDKDNKYYDEKGVGFTKSYFFQMPVTFQRISSVFTKKRWHPVLKRFRAHLGTDFAAPTGRNIYAAADGRVEFMGVKGGYGNVIIINHGNGYKTLYAHQKGFAKGIRQGTSIKKGTHIGYVGSTGLSSGPHLHLGLYKNGTAIDPMSVITKPKIEGLDGKEKASFLANTQNIIKKFNNEIENENRTIPTRLERITDRSEINIL, from the coding sequence ATGAAAAAAATTATTTTAACAATCATTATTTTATTTAATTTTTTATATTCGGCACAAGTTGAAGAACTTTCATGGCCAAGAGGAGAAAGCTTTTTAACATTTTTAGATAAATACAAAGTCCCTCAAAAATTATATTTTGATTTAGAAAAAGAAGACAAAGAGTTATGTTCAGAAATTGAAGCAGATAGAAGATTTTATTTATATACAGAAGATGATGGCTCATTAAATCAAGTTTTAATTCCTGTTTCTGATGATATTCAACTTCATGTCTATAAAGATAGCAACAATGAATATAAATTTCAAACTTTACCTATTAATTATACAGAATATACAGAAACTGTTGCTATAAAAATCACAGAATCTGTATCTCACGATATTCAAACTGCAACAGGAGATGTTACTTTATCATCAATATTAAAATCACTTTTTCAAGATCCTAGTGTAAATTTTAGAAAAATGAAAAAAGGTGATTTTATTGCTTTAAAATATACTCAAAAATCTTATCTTGGAAGACCACTTGGAATGCCTGATTTAACAGCTGCAATGGTTCAAATAGCTGGGAAACCTTTTTATAGATTTAAAAATGACAAAGATAATAAATATTATGATGAAAAAGGTGTTGGATTTACAAAATCTTATTTCTTTCAAATGCCAGTTACATTTCAAAGAATTTCTAGTGTATTTACAAAAAAACGTTGGCATCCAGTACTAAAAAGATTTCGAGCACACTTAGGAACTGACTTTGCAGCACCTACAGGAAGAAATATCTATGCAGCTGCAGATGGAAGAGTTGAATTTATGGGAGTGAAAGGTGGTTATGGTAACGTTATTATCATAAATCATGGAAATGGATATAAGACATTATATGCTCACCAAAAAGGCTTTGCAAAAGGTATTAGACAAGGTACATCAATAAAAAAAGGAACACATATTGGATATGTTGGAAGCACAGGACTTAGTTCAGGTCCACATTTGCATCTAGGATTATATAAAAATGGAACAGCTATTGATCCAATGAGTGTGATTACAAAACCAAAAATTGAAGGTTTAGATGGAAAAGAAAAAGCTTCTTTCTTAGCTAATACTCAAAATATTATAAAAAAATTCAATAATGAAATTGAAAATGAAAATAGAACAATTCCTACAAGATTAGAAAGAATAACAGATAGAAGTGAAATAAATATACTATAA
- a CDS encoding MerR family transcriptional regulator, translating to MALLNNDKDILPLSSISELLSAKIRTLKMYEDKGLLPQKNNKIKKLYSINDVKIIAFVHYLANIKKINANGIKYILEIIDENMDEQNRNSFLDIIESKLENISENDIQDLESF from the coding sequence ATGGCTTTACTAAATAATGATAAAGATATATTACCTTTAAGTAGTATTTCTGAACTCTTAAGTGCAAAAATAAGAACTTTAAAAATGTATGAAGATAAAGGTTTATTACCTCAAAAAAACAACAAAATAAAAAAATTGTATTCAATTAATGACGTAAAAATCATTGCTTTTGTACACTATCTAGCAAATATAAAAAAAATAAATGCAAATGGCATAAAATATATTTTAGAGATAATCGATGAAAATATGGATGAACAAAATAGAAATAGTTTTTTAGATATTATTGAATCAAAACTAGAAAATATTTCTGAAAATGATATACAAGACTTAGAATCTTTTTAA